The proteins below come from a single Pradoshia eiseniae genomic window:
- the comGA gene encoding competence type IV pilus ATPase ComGA: protein MLSIDHLADKVVSEAVSFKASDIHIVPSRKETHLYYRIHNRLFPGGSYQKERAERLVSHFKFMAGMDIGEKRRPQSGALTMFISKKWIGLRLSTLPTPHAESLVIRIIPNLQTLPIDEISLFPKTSATLISMLRHSHGLLLICGPTGSGKTTTLYSMLHHAKTAINRNIITLEDPIEHQSDDAIQVQINEKAGISYSIGLKAALRHDPDIIMIGEIRDAETARIAVRAALTGHLILSTMHAKDGIGAVRRLLEFGVDQEEVKQTLLAVTSQRLLELDCPYCEGDCSPYCLMKRDRDRVSVHELIYGTELAKIWDSIEGKNPDLGYKDLPSIIGRAVAYGFVREKEYERWVHEI, encoded by the coding sequence TTGCTATCAATCGACCATTTGGCGGATAAGGTAGTGAGTGAGGCTGTTTCTTTTAAGGCGTCAGATATTCATATTGTCCCGAGCAGAAAGGAAACACATCTTTATTACCGCATCCACAATCGTCTGTTTCCTGGCGGGAGCTATCAAAAGGAGCGGGCAGAACGTTTAGTCTCACATTTTAAGTTTATGGCCGGGATGGACATTGGTGAGAAAAGGCGTCCTCAATCCGGAGCATTAACAATGTTTATATCAAAGAAATGGATTGGACTTCGTCTTTCCACGCTTCCGACTCCCCATGCTGAATCCCTCGTCATCCGTATTATTCCCAATCTGCAAACACTTCCTATTGATGAAATCTCTCTATTCCCAAAAACATCGGCTACCCTCATTTCTATGCTCCGTCACTCTCATGGTTTGCTGTTAATTTGCGGACCGACTGGGAGCGGTAAAACGACGACCCTCTATTCTATGCTCCATCACGCAAAAACCGCTATCAACAGGAATATCATCACACTTGAAGATCCAATTGAGCATCAGTCAGATGACGCGATACAAGTACAAATAAATGAGAAAGCAGGAATCAGCTACTCCATTGGATTGAAGGCTGCCCTGCGCCACGATCCAGATATTATTATGATTGGTGAGATCAGGGATGCAGAAACGGCAAGGATTGCTGTGCGGGCAGCTTTGACAGGTCATCTCATCTTAAGTACCATGCATGCAAAGGATGGGATAGGTGCCGTGAGGCGTCTGCTTGAATTTGGTGTTGATCAGGAAGAGGTGAAGCAAACGCTATTGGCTGTTACGTCGCAGCGATTACTAGAATTAGATTGTCCCTATTGTGAAGGGGATTGCTCACCGTATTGTTTAATGAAAAGGGACAGGGATCGTGTAAGCGTACATGAGCTAATTTATGGAACAGAGCTCGCTAAGATATGGGATTCAATTGAAGGGAAGAATCCAGATTTAGGCTATAAGGATCTTCCTTCCATCATTGGCCGTGCTGTCGCTTACGGGTTTGTGAGAGAGAAAGAATATGAGAGGTGGGTTCATGAAATTTGA
- the comGB gene encoding competence type IV pilus assembly protein ComGB, with the protein MKFERSRRWKGREQARFLAELGDLLDNGFSLYEGIEFSMLHSKMNHQEDIKGSLVLLKEGHSFRDFLEWLSFEQELVGLVSYGEQNGQLSSTLKEAGRIWQKKCEDRTKLKNLLIYPVFLFLFTFGLLQLFTTYLFPRFSQMYDDYGLGSNPFMEVAGFISHLVRFSPVLLALVFLLLSVIHHYYLKKLPQLKREILFVKIPYIRRYRRLSITYYFSIQLGSLLQGGLSVLDALDFMKSQDPKLLVRELTGQMMERLKAGDTLEHISQDIPVFKDDFVRIISHGQKNGLLGEELLYYSRLVLKEIEGMTEKALKVIQPLMFGLVALLVILLYLAILMPMISLMNSI; encoded by the coding sequence ATGAAATTTGAACGGAGCCGCCGCTGGAAGGGGCGCGAACAAGCACGGTTTCTGGCAGAGCTGGGAGATTTACTGGATAATGGCTTCAGCTTGTATGAGGGCATTGAATTTTCCATGCTGCACAGCAAGATGAATCATCAGGAAGATATCAAGGGCTCATTGGTACTTTTAAAAGAGGGCCATTCCTTTCGGGATTTCCTTGAATGGCTGTCGTTTGAACAAGAGCTCGTTGGGCTCGTATCCTATGGTGAACAGAATGGCCAATTGTCATCGACATTGAAGGAGGCAGGCCGCATTTGGCAAAAGAAGTGCGAGGATCGCACCAAGCTTAAAAATCTATTGATATATCCAGTATTTCTCTTTTTATTCACCTTTGGTCTGCTTCAATTATTTACAACCTATCTTTTTCCACGATTTTCTCAAATGTATGATGATTACGGTCTTGGTTCAAATCCATTTATGGAAGTGGCCGGATTCATATCCCATCTTGTTCGTTTTTCCCCGGTTTTGCTTGCGCTAGTCTTCTTGCTTCTCTCTGTCATCCATCATTATTACCTTAAGAAACTCCCACAATTGAAAAGGGAAATCCTTTTTGTGAAGATACCTTATATTCGTCGTTACCGTCGTTTATCCATTACCTACTATTTCTCGATTCAGCTTGGTTCTCTTCTTCAAGGCGGACTTTCTGTGCTGGACGCGCTTGACTTTATGAAGAGTCAGGATCCGAAATTGCTTGTCAGAGAATTAACCGGACAAATGATGGAACGGTTAAAGGCGGGAGATACGCTTGAACATATTTCTCAAGATATCCCGGTATTTAAGGATGATTTTGTTCGCATCATTAGCCATGGCCAGAAAAATGGGCTCTTGGGGGAAGAGCTGTTGTATTATAGCCGGTTAGTTTTGAAGGAGATAGAGGGAATGACCGAAAAAGCACTGAAGGTAATCCAGCCGCTTATGTTTGGCCTAGTTGCTTTATTAGTCATACTGTTGTACCTGGCAATCCTGATGCCGATGATTTCTTTAATGAATTCCATATGA
- the comGG gene encoding competence type IV pilus minor pilin ComGG: MFLPISLVFFTVIFVICLIAASSFKNDSNYHALQMNGLRSSFLLNTGTKEAIRLADGGLSRETNGEWLYYNGTIKYEIIPRGDRVYQIILKISTDQTVRESSITYSAAKQKVVNMSENL; encoded by the coding sequence ATGTTCTTGCCAATCTCCTTGGTTTTCTTTACGGTAATCTTTGTCATTTGTTTGATAGCGGCGAGTTCATTCAAGAATGACAGCAATTATCATGCTCTTCAGATGAATGGACTTCGAAGCTCGTTTTTGCTCAATACTGGCACAAAAGAGGCGATACGTTTAGCTGATGGAGGGCTTTCGAGGGAGACAAATGGCGAATGGCTCTATTATAATGGGACAATAAAGTATGAGATCATCCCGCGGGGAGACCGTGTATACCAAATCATATTAAAGATTTCTACCGATCAGACAGTGCGTGAAAGCTCAATTACGTACTCTGCTGCCAAGCAGAAGGTTGTAAACATGTCGGAGAACTTATAA
- a CDS encoding MMPL family transporter, producing MKRFVNWRTASVAFWTAITILLLVMMPNLDQLVRDKGQITIPDHFESNIANEMMDEMDGNEGERYEIIAVFNSGHDKALSKSQIVQIEQVINRLTQKHSSLGITDMVTHMDNEEVEGQLVSEDGTTILTQIYINQNQGTITEVANQLYEMIELDGVDSYLTGNELVVEDFIQSTQDGIKKTEAISIVFILVILILVFKSPIVPVVSLLSVGVSYLVSLGLISQLVDHFDYPFSNFTQVFLVVILFGIGTDYNILLFTRFKEELGQGGDVLSSIKNTYKTAGRTVVYSGIAVFIGFIALILAEFQLYRASSAVAIGVLVLVLALVTMNPFFMAVLGKKMFWPSKRFEGHSTNKLWGYLSSVSVLRPVVAILFVLILSVPFIFKYSNVLSYNDLQEVDDSYASKQGIQVIEEHFAPGFSSPAKLILNSAEALDNAEALQAIDELTETIENVEGISKVYSVTRPAAEKIDDLYLNDQTDTLNNGLGEADKGVGEINNGLSSAEEQLGQADLGGLSNVQSLIDGTNELKDGASALNIAVNDLSAGVKASAEGAQGIEEGLTSVNDNLSAMSVAMSQLEEGYSQLENGLSSFTAYFNSITSAIDGAKQGYAQIEASLTNLIGTKPELASEADIQTSLAIAKEGRQQLEELSARLTELTPQYEAAMSSFAEANSSFAEVNDGFALLESGVSELQNGSSELAAGLQQAADGSNQLAGKTPELEKGLSQINDGQTQLLSGLNDLTGQMEALQDGLAKSTNGLSEISNGLSAAESYLSGLSQSNVSDKFFIPEEVLNGDEFKESLDMYMSDDRKTMMMNIILEVNPYSKEAMDIIKEMKGKVAAEIETSHLSAADVAIGGKTSQNVDLEKMADGDFARTATIMLIGIAIVLMFITRSFWNPVFIVGILLLTYYVTLGMSEWVSTNALGVNELGWSVPFFSFIMIVSLGVDYSIFIMMRYREMQWKSSEAIIAAAKSIGGVVISAVVILAGTFAALIPSGVISLMEIAITVIIGLLLLSFVMLPILLPALIGLTEKLNYRITEEKER from the coding sequence GTGAAAAGATTTGTCAATTGGCGTACGGCTTCAGTTGCATTCTGGACGGCTATTACAATATTACTCTTGGTGATGATGCCAAATTTAGACCAGCTTGTCCGTGATAAAGGCCAAATAACTATACCAGATCATTTTGAAAGTAATATAGCGAATGAAATGATGGATGAAATGGACGGGAACGAGGGTGAACGTTACGAAATTATTGCTGTTTTTAATAGCGGTCATGATAAAGCTCTCTCAAAATCCCAGATAGTTCAGATTGAGCAAGTAATTAACCGGCTCACCCAAAAACACTCTTCATTAGGCATTACAGATATGGTCACGCATATGGACAATGAAGAAGTTGAAGGTCAGCTTGTCTCAGAAGACGGGACAACGATTCTGACGCAAATATACATAAATCAAAATCAAGGAACCATTACAGAAGTAGCTAATCAATTGTATGAAATGATTGAACTTGATGGGGTGGACAGTTACTTAACTGGCAATGAATTGGTCGTTGAGGATTTCATTCAATCGACCCAAGATGGGATTAAGAAAACAGAAGCCATTTCCATTGTATTCATCTTGGTCATTCTGATTCTTGTGTTTAAATCTCCTATCGTGCCAGTGGTCTCCCTGTTATCTGTGGGTGTTTCTTATTTAGTATCCTTAGGCCTTATCTCACAGCTGGTTGACCATTTTGATTATCCTTTCTCAAACTTTACGCAAGTATTTCTGGTCGTTATATTATTTGGGATTGGTACGGATTATAATATCTTGCTTTTTACTCGTTTTAAAGAAGAATTAGGGCAGGGAGGAGATGTTCTCTCTTCTATAAAAAATACCTATAAAACAGCTGGAAGAACCGTCGTCTATAGCGGAATAGCTGTCTTCATCGGGTTTATAGCACTTATATTAGCTGAATTTCAGCTTTATCGTGCAAGTTCAGCAGTCGCCATCGGTGTTCTTGTTCTGGTTCTAGCGCTTGTAACAATGAATCCTTTCTTCATGGCCGTACTTGGAAAGAAAATGTTCTGGCCAAGCAAGCGTTTTGAAGGTCATTCGACGAATAAATTATGGGGTTATTTATCTAGTGTATCTGTATTAAGACCTGTAGTGGCCATTTTGTTTGTCCTGATTTTATCTGTGCCATTTATTTTCAAATACAGCAATGTGCTCAGTTATAACGATTTGCAGGAAGTGGATGATTCCTATGCGTCCAAGCAAGGAATTCAAGTGATTGAGGAGCATTTTGCTCCCGGTTTTTCATCACCTGCTAAATTGATCTTGAACAGTGCTGAAGCGCTTGATAACGCCGAGGCATTGCAGGCAATTGATGAATTAACAGAAACGATTGAGAATGTGGAAGGTATTTCCAAAGTTTATTCAGTAACTCGTCCTGCTGCAGAAAAGATTGATGATCTCTATCTCAATGATCAGACAGATACATTGAATAATGGATTAGGAGAAGCAGATAAGGGTGTTGGAGAAATTAATAATGGATTGTCTTCTGCAGAGGAACAATTGGGGCAGGCAGACTTAGGTGGGCTTTCTAATGTTCAAAGCCTGATTGATGGCACCAACGAGTTAAAGGATGGAGCGTCAGCATTAAACATTGCCGTCAATGACCTCTCGGCAGGTGTAAAAGCTTCTGCTGAAGGAGCCCAAGGGATTGAAGAGGGACTAACTTCGGTGAATGATAATCTTTCTGCCATGTCTGTGGCGATGAGCCAATTAGAGGAAGGATATTCCCAGCTTGAGAATGGCTTAAGCTCATTCACTGCCTATTTTAATAGCATCACTTCAGCGATTGATGGGGCAAAACAAGGGTATGCCCAAATTGAGGCTTCCTTAACTAATTTAATCGGGACGAAACCCGAATTGGCAAGTGAGGCTGATATTCAAACATCTTTAGCCATTGCGAAAGAAGGTCGACAGCAGTTAGAAGAACTGTCCGCTCGTTTAACGGAATTGACGCCACAGTATGAAGCAGCTATGAGCTCATTTGCGGAAGCCAACAGCTCTTTTGCAGAAGTGAACGACGGATTTGCCTTACTGGAAAGCGGCGTTTCTGAATTGCAGAATGGTTCCTCTGAGTTGGCTGCAGGCTTGCAGCAAGCAGCAGATGGGTCTAATCAGTTAGCAGGAAAAACGCCAGAATTAGAAAAGGGGCTTAGCCAAATCAATGATGGTCAAACGCAGCTTCTTTCTGGACTCAACGATTTAACGGGCCAAATGGAAGCATTACAAGACGGCCTTGCTAAGAGTACAAATGGATTAAGTGAAATCAGCAATGGTTTATCAGCGGCAGAGAGTTATTTAAGTGGTCTTAGCCAATCAAACGTATCGGATAAGTTCTTTATTCCAGAGGAAGTTCTTAACGGAGATGAGTTCAAGGAATCCTTGGATATGTACATGTCAGATGATCGCAAAACCATGATGATGAATATCATTTTAGAAGTAAATCCATATTCAAAGGAAGCAATGGATATTATCAAAGAGATGAAAGGAAAAGTGGCGGCAGAGATAGAAACTAGTCATCTATCAGCTGCGGATGTAGCCATCGGAGGAAAAACGTCTCAAAATGTCGACTTGGAGAAAATGGCGGATGGAGATTTCGCACGCACTGCCACTATCATGTTAATCGGTATTGCGATAGTTCTCATGTTCATCACGCGCTCTTTCTGGAATCCAGTGTTTATTGTTGGTATCTTGCTTTTAACGTATTACGTAACGCTTGGAATGAGCGAATGGGTCAGCACAAATGCGCTGGGTGTGAATGAGTTAGGATGGAGTGTGCCATTCTTCAGTTTCATTATGATTGTGTCTCTAGGTGTTGATTATAGTATTTTCATCATGATGCGTTATCGTGAAATGCAATGGAAATCTTCAGAGGCAATCATTGCTGCGGCGAAAAGTATAGGCGGGGTTGTCATTTCGGCAGTAGTAATCCTGGCTGGAACATTCGCTGCTTTAATCCCTTCAGGAGTAATAAGCTTGATGGAAATAGCTATTACCGTGATTATCGGTCTTCTTTTGCTCAGCTTCGTCATGCTGCCCATCCTGCTTCCAGCTTTAATTGGATTAACGGAAAAGTTAAATTATCGCATAACGGAAGAAAAGGAACGATAA
- the comGC gene encoding competence type IV pilus major pilin ComGC yields MNKWRKILNERGFTLIEMMIVMLVISVLLIITVPSIIKNQEAVNKKGCEAYIKMVEGQIQSYKLKENKTPSKEELISGGYIKDGASCPGGNEIVINADGSVDEASS; encoded by the coding sequence ATGAATAAATGGAGAAAAATCTTGAATGAACGCGGGTTTACCTTAATTGAGATGATGATTGTCATGCTCGTCATTTCCGTGCTCTTGATTATAACGGTCCCAAGTATTATCAAGAACCAGGAGGCCGTCAATAAGAAGGGGTGTGAGGCCTACATTAAGATGGTGGAAGGCCAAATTCAATCCTATAAATTGAAAGAGAATAAAACGCCGTCAAAGGAGGAATTAATTAGCGGGGGATATATCAAGGATGGGGCTTCCTGCCCAGGCGGCAATGAAATTGTTATTAATGCTGATGGCAGTGTAGATGAAGCTTCGAGCTAA
- a CDS encoding YqzE family protein: MKTNDYVKYLTVEWLNYMDQPKEIRKEQRKSHKGTRQPISFWFGVIPLGIEMLFKRN, translated from the coding sequence ATGAAAACGAATGATTATGTAAAATACTTAACCGTCGAATGGCTGAATTACATGGACCAGCCAAAGGAAATTCGCAAGGAGCAAAGGAAAAGTCATAAGGGAACACGGCAGCCGATAAGCTTCTGGTTTGGCGTTATCCCATTAGGGATTGAAATGCTCTTTAAGCGAAATTGA
- a CDS encoding YqhG family protein has translation MQQAEIHKFLSEFFQANHCEITEEGPGHLIVQLTIEMDKELMNRPFYWHYLEKTGGVPNPMSLTLITDQSAAPEGIKGDFIHFGSPRLHQIFAVSRKLSRHIRLFEKINITNGQTPLFPWLCLNVNISYECDRKKDQFHSLGLNLINGMIMEDFFDTMQAISLTPKISDYTFTLSPIIRYQSGIGRLKNHIQLKINDDNHSWAADALERWEKDLALLNHFYEDKMEEERASYEAEKEALKLQYEPRIQVSIVNGGLFYLTSNAI, from the coding sequence GTGCAGCAAGCGGAGATTCATAAGTTTCTGAGTGAATTCTTTCAAGCCAATCATTGCGAAATCACAGAGGAAGGTCCAGGTCATCTTATCGTGCAATTGACGATTGAGATGGACAAAGAATTAATGAACCGGCCATTTTATTGGCATTATCTCGAAAAAACCGGCGGGGTTCCGAACCCGATGAGCCTGACACTCATCACGGACCAAAGCGCTGCACCAGAGGGGATAAAGGGGGATTTCATCCACTTTGGCTCCCCCCGGCTGCATCAAATCTTTGCCGTTTCCAGAAAGCTATCACGCCATATCCGGCTTTTTGAAAAAATCAATATCACAAACGGGCAGACCCCGTTATTCCCGTGGCTATGCCTGAATGTCAACATATCCTACGAATGTGATCGAAAAAAAGATCAATTCCATTCGCTTGGCCTGAATCTAATCAACGGAATGATTATGGAAGATTTCTTTGACACGATGCAGGCGATCTCCCTAACACCGAAGATATCTGACTATACATTTACCCTATCACCGATTATCCGCTACCAGAGCGGAATCGGACGCCTGAAAAATCATATACAGCTGAAAATTAACGATGATAACCATTCCTGGGCAGCTGATGCGCTGGAAAGATGGGAGAAGGATTTGGCCTTGCTGAATCATTTCTACGAGGACAAAATGGAAGAAGAAAGAGCTTCCTACGAGGCAGAGAAGGAAGCTCTAAAGCTCCAATATGAGCCGCGCATCCAGGTGAGCATTGTCAATGGAGGGTTATTTTATTTAACCAGTAACGCTATCTAG
- a CDS encoding DUF2626 domain-containing protein produces MDRMFRVCGFWTGIMAVMFYLGDMYTTSLLFVGQTVFFVILGYLKLSERMYLYVFGAYLTVFFAGFTYWTVFMMTPGAAH; encoded by the coding sequence ATGGACAGAATGTTCAGGGTTTGCGGGTTTTGGACTGGAATTATGGCTGTGATGTTCTATTTAGGTGATATGTATACAACATCACTTCTTTTCGTCGGCCAAACCGTATTCTTTGTGATATTGGGGTATTTGAAATTATCTGAGAGAATGTATTTATACGTATTTGGTGCATATTTAACCGTGTTCTTTGCAGGATTCACTTATTGGACAGTGTTTATGATGACTCCTGGTGCAGCACATTAA
- a CDS encoding shikimate kinase, whose product MKAIYLIGFMGTGKTTISHALGEHLNVPVTDCDEAIVQYAGKSIPRIFEEEGEQGFRDIEQQTLRQLHAENHIVATGGGVVLREENRAHMKKNGIIIWLEASTEEILKRLDSDKTRPLLTGGDMAERIQTLFDARKELYEGTAHMRIDTTGKAKDEIVHEILSHLDEYDV is encoded by the coding sequence ATGAAGGCAATCTATTTAATCGGATTTATGGGTACAGGCAAGACAACAATCAGCCATGCATTAGGCGAGCATTTAAACGTACCAGTGACAGACTGTGATGAAGCAATCGTTCAGTATGCGGGAAAATCCATACCGCGAATTTTCGAGGAAGAAGGAGAGCAAGGCTTCCGTGATATTGAGCAGCAAACCCTCAGGCAGCTCCATGCTGAGAACCATATCGTTGCTACCGGAGGCGGTGTCGTACTTCGGGAAGAGAATCGGGCTCATATGAAGAAGAACGGTATCATCATATGGCTTGAGGCGAGCACAGAGGAGATTCTGAAAAGGCTAGACTCTGACAAGACTAGGCCGCTACTTACAGGGGGAGACATGGCGGAACGCATACAAACACTGTTTGATGCGCGCAAGGAGTTGTATGAAGGGACCGCTCATATGCGTATTGATACAACCGGCAAGGCTAAAGATGAAATCGTACATGAGATTTTGTCACACCTGGATGAATACGACGTATAA
- the comGD gene encoding competence type IV pilus minor pilin ComGD, which produces MMRNERGFTLLEAIFVLGCLSIMLAAGNIVAVKLLDVYEQQVFIRQMEKDLYYAQMFAMEKRKSVSVRIQTNDNTYTSVANGYGTLFTSYQPHTLRFRSQGTLTITYTLLGNIQNPMTVYLTNEANSPIYKLIFQLGRGRFYFAET; this is translated from the coding sequence ATGATGCGTAATGAGCGCGGGTTTACGCTGCTGGAGGCTATCTTTGTGCTCGGCTGCTTGTCTATCATGCTGGCTGCCGGGAATATTGTGGCAGTTAAACTCCTTGATGTGTATGAGCAGCAAGTCTTTATTCGCCAAATGGAGAAGGATCTATATTATGCTCAAATGTTTGCGATGGAGAAACGGAAGAGTGTTTCAGTTCGAATCCAAACAAACGATAATACGTACACTAGTGTCGCAAACGGTTATGGGACGCTCTTTACCTCCTATCAGCCTCATACGTTGAGGTTTAGAAGCCAGGGAACTCTCACCATTACGTACACCCTTCTAGGAAATATCCAAAATCCAATGACTGTTTATCTCACTAATGAAGCGAACAGCCCTATTTATAAATTGATTTTCCAACTCGGGAGGGGGAGGTTTTATTTCGCAGAAACGTAA
- the comGF gene encoding competence type IV pilus minor pilin ComGF yields MLEVLFAVGLFSLLAFFMTSTLISVNKWNEIEEASIDRMEWNVFIRQLDLEIQQASAWNVLNSKILSLQSAAGQVTFEPYGEIIRRRVGREGHEVILQNVKDYAFQINGDELTVTVQMQNGGQFEKKIYKRYLYEPSI; encoded by the coding sequence ATGCTCGAAGTCCTCTTTGCCGTGGGATTATTCTCGCTTCTTGCCTTTTTCATGACCTCCACCCTTATTTCTGTTAATAAGTGGAATGAGATTGAAGAGGCTTCGATTGATAGGATGGAATGGAATGTTTTCATCAGGCAGCTCGACCTTGAAATTCAGCAGGCAAGTGCATGGAACGTCCTAAATTCCAAGATTCTTTCCCTGCAGTCAGCAGCAGGGCAGGTCACCTTTGAGCCTTATGGAGAAATCATTCGACGGCGAGTTGGCCGTGAAGGACATGAGGTTATTCTCCAAAATGTGAAGGATTATGCCTTTCAAATCAATGGCGATGAACTGACTGTCACAGTTCAAATGCAGAATGGCGGACAATTTGAGAAAAAAATCTATAAACGCTACCTATACGAGCCTTCTATATGA
- a CDS encoding helix-turn-helix transcriptional regulator: MEETLKVANILSDPTRYYIYQYITRRHKDVSVVEVAEVFDIHPNVARLHLSKLEEGHMLVSATRKTGKGGRPSRLYRLSDEVIELSFPNRDYQTLARMAIETMLSMGDAGSEALFKTGEKYGRDLAYEYAKQIDEEPKNLSFDHKLAILKEVSEKAGFSPEFVIPAHQANVQFKVFNCPFKEIASEHQEAVCGAHHAFIRGMFNALFESIELHAEDNIISGCPACVYRVQMAH; the protein is encoded by the coding sequence ATGGAAGAAACATTAAAGGTCGCAAACATCTTATCAGATCCAACCAGGTATTATATTTATCAATATATTACGAGGCGCCACAAGGATGTATCAGTCGTAGAGGTCGCCGAAGTTTTTGATATTCATCCGAATGTCGCTCGGCTGCATCTATCAAAGCTCGAGGAAGGGCATATGTTAGTCTCCGCTACACGAAAAACAGGAAAGGGCGGACGTCCCTCCCGGTTATATCGGCTTTCTGACGAGGTCATCGAGCTCAGTTTTCCAAATCGTGATTATCAAACACTTGCCAGAATGGCCATCGAAACGATGCTGTCAATGGGCGACGCTGGCAGCGAGGCTCTCTTTAAGACGGGCGAGAAATATGGAAGAGACCTGGCATATGAATATGCCAAACAAATTGATGAAGAACCTAAAAATCTATCATTTGACCATAAGCTCGCAATTTTGAAGGAGGTTTCTGAAAAGGCCGGCTTTTCACCTGAATTCGTGATTCCAGCACACCAGGCGAACGTCCAGTTCAAGGTATTCAACTGCCCGTTCAAAGAAATCGCCTCAGAGCATCAGGAAGCTGTATGCGGAGCTCACCATGCCTTTATCCGCGGTATGTTCAATGCATTATTCGAGTCCATTGAGCTGCATGCCGAGGACAATATTATCAGCGGATGCCCTGCTTGTGTTTATCGGGTTCAAATGGCTCATTAG